The following proteins are encoded in a genomic region of Gossypium hirsutum isolate 1008001.06 chromosome D05, Gossypium_hirsutum_v2.1, whole genome shotgun sequence:
- the LOC107942823 gene encoding S-protein homolog 1: protein MNNFYKNVLCFILVQAIAITSLITLSSSEPNKGGHDNSRWIHPWFKTWHIYAVNELSKDQTLLVHCKSKDDDLGIHNLTVGSEFTWKFRPRFFGGTLFWCYMAYDNLHASFKAFWDDQALYNVCDWGTCFWIAKDDGIYIRNIPKNRDDYYCNWEQGGL, encoded by the coding sequence atgAACAATTTCTATAAGAATGTTTTGTGCTTCATTCTTGTTCAAGCAATAGCCATAACCTCATTAATAACTTTATCAAGTTCAGAACCTAATAAAGGTGGTCATGATAATAGTCGTTGGATTCATCCGTGGTTCAAGACATGGCATATCTACGCCGTTAATGAACTAAGCAAAGATCAGACGCTATTAGTTCATTGCAAGTCTAAGGATGATGATTTGGGCATCCATAACCTCACTGTCGGCTCCGAGTTCACCTGGAAATTCAGGCCGAGGTTCTTTGGGGGAACACTTTTCTGGTGTTACATGGCTTACGACAACCTTCATGCTTCGTTCAAAGCATTTTGGGATGACCAAGCGTTGTATAATGTGTGTGATTGGGGAACTTGCTTTTGGATCGCAAAAGATGATGGAATTTACATAAGAAATATTCCTAAAAATCGAGATGATTATTACTGCAATTGGGAACAAGGAGGATTATGA